One Leptodactylus fuscus isolate aLepFus1 chromosome 11, aLepFus1.hap2, whole genome shotgun sequence genomic window, ctccagagctgcactcaagcTTCTTGTCCAACACCCTCCTATAAGCTTACATACTTCCCTTCCTAAAATATGGTAGAAGAGTCTTTTAAAATGAATGTATAGTGCCTGGTGAAAAAACTAAATTTAACATTTCAGCTCTAAAGTTACTTTATTGTTAATGCagatacaatacagtataatacaggatgtaactcaggatcagtacaggataaataatgtatgtacacagtgactgtaccagcagaatagtgaatgcagctctggagtataatacaggatgtaactcaggatcagtacaggataagtaatgtaatgtatgtacacagtgactgcaccagcagaatagtgaatgctgCTCTGCAGGATAATGCTGTCTGTATTGGAGGATAAGTATAAGATAAGTAATGCAGTCtacttaaaacttaactttttgaCTAGTGTTTTATATAGAACAGTAAAATGTGTGTCCGCGCTGGACGTACTCTTTAAAGAGGTCTGTCGTAGTGACCCATGCCTTTTAATGCCACTTAGCAGCTTGAAGTCTCAGACTATTCCAAAGAATGTAGGCAGTGAACCATTCTATTATTACTCAATATTATGCGTAGTCAGATGGAGTTGCCCTTTAATTTGGCTACTACTTAGTTTACCTATGTATTTCGCACCATTCCGTGCACCCACAGCTGTGAGGGACTACAGTAATGTATGGGTGTCCTAGTATAAAACACTGGAGCATGTCCGTAGTGGAGTAAATGTCCTACTTGTTTTCAAGATGTATTATGCCATCTTCTCAGAAACAGAAGTTTGCACTGCCAAACCCAGGTACAGTCTTGGGCAACCGTTATTAATGTGGATCTGTCATGTACCTGCAGTGGAGGCCACCACCGTACTGGCTCAGCTGGTAGGAATTGTGTCTTTCTAAATAGTTGCCATCACTGGGACATTTCCTGGTGACTGTGGACTGGTCTTATGTCATAGGAAGGTTGTCGTGTATATTCTTTCATTTTACCGTAAAACAGAATTAGTTCCTCCGCTGTGTGTAGGTGAGAGATCCACTCTAAGGCTTcaagttttatttttcatttgccGTAAGTAACTGTAAACTGAGTTTCTCCTTTCGAGGAGATTCTTATTTCTTCaataaattttattttgtttacaatGAGTTTGTTTCCAATCTTTTTGTGTCTGACGCGTATGTACATTGAGTGCGATATGTGGCTTCACGGGTGGATTGACCTCTTTGGTAAAATCGTAGACTCCTTAATTTGCTCGTTCCTTAGACTGTAAATGAAAGAATTGAGAAGAGGAGTAAGGATGGAGTGCACCATAGTCACCGGCCGGTTGTCTTCTACTGACATTGAAGAGGATGGATGGAAATATGTGAAAAAAGCTGAGCCATAGAAAAGGCCTACAGAAGTTAGGTGAGAAGAACAAGTGGAGAATGCTTGTTGTCCTCCAGACGATGAACGCCTCATTAAGATGATTTTGAGGATCTTGCTGTAGGAGTCGACTATAAATATGAGTGTACTCGTAGTGAGTACAGAACCTTCTGTATATAACATAAAGTCAAACTATGAGGTATCGGAGCCGGACAAGGGGAGCACCTCACAGAAGTGCTCATGAATCTGGTTTGgaccacagaagtctatggaaaatatGGTACATACGTAACAGAACACAATATGAACCATACATAACTTCCtgttcatcctactaatattataagtgtgaaagtttgtgtgtttggatgtttgtgagtttggatgtttgttcctcaatcacgctaaaacgcctggacggatttgcgtgcaattttccacaaacatagttttcccttaggattgagtcacaggctacttttggtgccactaaacaacatggcttcctagaaggagactcacaaaagcaggactcctagccccagctatagactcacacacactgcctggcatttcctgcctcaacctgcctgcacactccttactgtcacctcaggagtagccctcactctactcactcacatttacatatagctttccactatataacacactagcttttacccgcgacttcgtctgcggtgatttgagaattgggcggacacagacgtgtgaaactgtaaaagtgctttaaaaagtgtggtgggctagcaaatgtgatgtgatgtgttatattgtgtatcactacatacacaatacaacacatcacattgtctgtatcactacatacacaacacatcacattgtcggtatcgctacatacacaatacaacacatcacattgtctgtatcacgacatacataatacaacacatcacattgtctgtatcactacatacacaatacaacacatcacattgtctgtatcactacatacacaatacaacacatcacattgtctgtatcactacatacacaatacaacacatcacattgtatcactacatacacaatacatcacatcacattgtctgtatcactacatacacaatacaacacatcacattgtctgtatcacgacatacacaatacatcacatcgtctgtatcacgacatacacaacacatcacattgtctgtatcactacatacacaatataacacatcacatcacattttctAGCCCACcacactttttaaagcacttttacagtttcacacgtctgtgtccgcccaattctcaaatcaccgcagacgaagtcgcgggtaaaagctagtggcaTATAAGTAACACATAGGTTTACTGATGGCAATCAGTCTGTCGGAAGCCATGGCAGCCAAGACAAAGCTCTCCATACTGGCAGTACAGAAGAGAAAGAACAGCTGGCTCATGCATCCTTTAAAACTAATGGTCGTTTTCTCCCGGAAAAGATTGGCCAACATGAGCGGAGCCGTAACAGAGCGGAAACTAATGTCGCCAAAGGAGAGAATCCCCAGCAAGAAGTACATGGGAGAGTTCAGCTTCTGATCATAGACAGTGACAGAAATAACAAAAATGAGGTAAACTCAACATAGTATACCAAATATAAAacaattttttattgaaaaaccTTTAAAAAGGGGACATAGACACATAAATATAGGAAAATTTTCCCAATGGGTCGACACAGAGTGGATAGTACAATATGGAAGTTAGAAAGATACAAAATATTACATACAAATGTATATAAATGCCAATACAATTTGTATCCAAAAAATTATTGAATCATCGATGCATCTAAAGATTGTAAATAATTCATTCACCACATGGGGGCAGTATATATAAACATTTCCTAAATCATGAAAAACTGACCTGCACTAAAGAGGCAAATGGTGGTCTTCTAATGTCTTATGTTTGGTGTATGAGGGCACAGGGTAGACATATGTGAGCTATTGAACACCAGGTTTACTGTAGGGTTGTCCATAGTGCGAGGCTCATGGTGTGTTACATTTGTGCCATTTGCTTTGAATAATTTTATCAGTTTTTTTTCCTCACTTTTAACCCAAAAAATACAGCAGCATGCAAGGTTgcattcacacacagttttttcgtcaggaaactgactcatattcctcctcctaaaaacgcttCACGATACAGTCATACGGTGCGGCATTTTTTGGAAGAGGAATttaagtcagtttcctgaccaaattcctgagccaaacaactcagtgtgaacgcagcctaatggTGCTCTTGCTATGACTCCGCGTGGATCTGCTATATCAGAGATCCAACATGATGGCTTATATTACAAGCGAAAGCCATGGACAGTGTGAATGGAGTCTAAGCTCACTGATAACACACACATTGTTGCTAGGACTGGACAATTTATACAGGAAACAATGTTTGTATTTTATCTCTTTTCATCTTTGCGAAATAAAACTTTTTGGACAAGAAAGCTTTTGTACTGTCCTAGCGACATTGGGGAGCCCTTTATCAGTTTTGGCCGCAGGGTTGTCTGTTACCCAGCAATGACCAGTCTGTGTAAATCTCATTCTATGTGATCATCTCTTTGTCGGCCACTTACCTGTGAGGGACTGATGGTAACCAGCAAATGGAAAACACAGCAGCCTTTATCTTCTTCAGCTTCTTTATAATGACCGTAAGAGATCATACTGCATGGCATGGTGCATGGACATATGGATGGGATCTGTGCTACGTTATATACTGTTATACTCTCCCCAATATCTAtgtaaatattgatgggatttacgttTCTTTCTCTTCCTTCACTTCATTGTGTTAGCAaaatctattaaaggggttgtccaggctaacttttaaatcagctgtgGAAAGAAAATCCATACTcccctgttcccagtgctccggtcctccTGCTCAGCGGCTCTCTTCCGgagtgacatcacgggtctctcCCTGAGGCTATTGCTTGGCCTGAGCAGTCATGTGACGAAGAATCGGGACGTGCCGGGAGGACATTGtaacatcagggacaggtgattaTGCATGTGTTTCACTCCCctcggctgatttaaaagttaaaggggttgtccaattttgcctggacagcccctttaatgcttcTATTTTTGGAAGCATTCTTACGTTGCAGAATTTTTACAACATCTGCCTAAAGCTCTGGTTTTCTTTCATGTTACTGTATCCTCCAACCTTTCTTGACACAGTCTGTTCTCTTTTTTGGGGGATTGAGGGAATAGGTACAGATGGCAGCATGTGCCTGGTCTATAGAAAGAGTTGACTGTGACTATGCAAAAAGTGACAATAGAGCAACATAATCCATCAAAAAATATTCTTGTTAAAATGACAATTTCTTGCAACAATTCAATAAATGCAACAGTCTCAACATGTACAGGCTGTAAATAATGGGTATTGTGCACATCCACCACTTTGACATCTTTGACCGTGTGGTATATCTGATACCACTAATGTAATGTGGCACTACCATGAACTGGGAGGGACACGTAGAGAAGGTCTTTCGGCAATTTCTTGATGCTAATATTTATTTAACCATCAACAGTTTCTGACCCCAGTTGAGGCTCACAATTTCATTTCCCTGTCTTACACATGACAGGGCCAAACACACATTGGATGGAAGATGACAACTTTGTTCTACTCTTTTCATGGTCTCATGGGTGGAGAGACCGCTTGTAAAATATTTTCTTTAGAGACTCCTTAACTTGTTTGTTCCTTAGACTGTAAATAAAAGGGTTGCGAAGCGGAGTAAGGATATAGTACACAACAGTTACCGACCGGTTGTCTTCTACTGAATATGATGAGGATGGACGGAAATAGTTGAAAAAGACTGTGCCAAAAAAAAGGCCTACAGAAGTTAGGTGAGAAGAACAAGTGGAGAAAGCTTGATACCTTCCAGAGGATGAATGCATCATTAGGATAATTTTGAGGATCCTGCAGTAGGAGACAACAACAAATACGAAGGGACTCATTGTGACAAGGCAACCTTCTGTAAACACCAAGCGGTCATACATTGACGTATCTGAGCAGGACAGGGCAAGCAAGGGGGGTAGATCACAGAAATGCTCATGAATCTTGTCTGGCCCACAGAAGTTCATAGAAGAAACAATACAGATGTGTAGAAGTGAATGCAATGAAGTAAATACCCAACAGGACACAATAAGAACCATACATGTCTTCCTGTTCATGACATATAAGTAACGGAGGGGATTACTTATGGCAACCAGTCTGTCATAAGCCATGACAGCCAAGACAAAGCACTCCATACTGGCAGTACAGAACAAAAAGAACAGCTGGCTCATGCATCCTTTAAAGCTGATGGTCTTCCTCTCCCGGAGAAGATTGGCCAACATGAGCGGAGCCGTAACAGAGCTGAAACAAATGTCTACAAATGAGAGGTTTGCaaggaagaagtacatgggagagTTCAGCTGATGGTCTTTATTGGTGGTAATTATAATTAGTAAATTACCCAGAAGAGTCAGGAGATACGTAGAAAGAAATACAGCAAAGA contains:
- the LOC142184700 gene encoding olfactory receptor 1f45-like; translated protein: MDKVNVSSVTEFYLLGLSNGQDQTIIFFAVFLSTYLLTLLGNLLIIITTNKDHQLNSPMYFFLANLSFVDICFSSVTAPLMLANLLRERKTISFKGCMSQLFFLFCTASMECFVLAVMAYDRLVAISNPLRYLYVMNRKTCMVLIVSCWVFTSLHSLLHICIVSSMNFCGPDKIHEHFCDLPPLLALSCSDTSMYDRLVFTEGCLVTMSPFVFVVVSYCRILKIILMMHSSSGRYQAFSTCSSHLTSVGLFFGTVFFNYFRPSSSYSVEDNRSVTVVYYILTPLRNPFIYSLRNKQVKESLKKIFYKRSLHP